A single Drosophila ananassae strain 14024-0371.13 chromosome 3L, ASM1763931v2, whole genome shotgun sequence DNA region contains:
- the LOC6495044 gene encoding mitochondrial inner membrane protease subunit 2, with translation MAFRFFGKSLLYGLPLGITFLDCVGYVARVDGISMQPALNPLPDERDYVFLLRWGTHNSAIERGDIISLISPKDPAQKIIKRVVGLQGDVVSTLGYKHEVVRVPDGHCWVEGDHTGHSLDSNTFGPVALGLMSARAVAIVWPPVRWRMLKNELPRRRRPIQAAKTTSNYYN, from the exons ATGGCATTTCGTTTCTTTGGCAAATCCCTACTCTATGGCCTGCCGCTCGGCATCACCTTCCTCGATTGCGTGGGCTATGTGGCTAGAGTGGACG GGATCTCCATGCAACCCGCATTGAATCCGCTGCCCGATGAGCGGGACTACGTGTTCCTGCTCCGTTGGGGCACGCACAATAGCGCCATTGAGCGGGGCGATATAATATCGCTTATCTCACCGAAGGATCCTGCTCAGAAGATCATAAAGCGCGTTGTGGGCTTGCAGGGCGACGTCGTCTCCACTCTGGGTTACAAACACGAGGTGGTGCGCGTTCCGGATGGTCACTGTTGGGTGGAGGGCGACCACACGGGTCACTCGCTGGACAGCAACACCTTTGGTCCTGTGGCTCTGGGTCTGATGTCAGCGCGTGCGGTAGCCATTGTCTGGCCGCCGGTGCGTTGGCGTATGTTGAAGAACGAGCTGCCGCGCCGAAGAAGACCTA
- the LOC6495043 gene encoding transcription factor MafG yields MDAKRERKSSLAPLSPCPIPDITDDDLVSISVRDLNRTLKMRGLNREEIVRMKQRRRTLKNRGYAASCRIKRIEQKDELETKKSYEWTELEQMHEDNEQIRREVTNWKNKYKALLQFAVQNDIPIPSELEGC; encoded by the exons ATGGATGCAAAACGTGAAAGAAAGTCGTCTCTG GCTCCACTTTCGCCATGTCCCATTCCCGACATTACTGATGACGATTTGGTCAGTATTTCGGTGCGAGACCTCAACCGGACCCTCAAGATGCGTGGCCTGAACCGCGAAGAGATCGTGCGGATGAAGCAACGACGGCGCACTCTTAAAAACCGCGGATACGCTGCCAGCTGCCGTATAAAGAGGATTGAACAGAAAGACGAACTGGAGACCAAGAAATCGTACGAGTGGACTGAGCTGGAGCAAATGCATGAGGACAACGAACAAATTAGGCGTGAGGTGACTAACTGGAAGAACAAGTACAAGGCGCTACTGCAATTTGCTGTCCAGAACGATATTCCTATTCCTAGCGAGCTGGAGGGTTGCTGA